One window of Ziziphus jujuba cultivar Dongzao chromosome 5, ASM3175591v1 genomic DNA carries:
- the LOC107403848 gene encoding protein TRIGALACTOSYLDIACYLGLYCEROL 4, chloroplastic, whose protein sequence is MANLRTAMDSAFWDLEVASPRLLEGTAKAVPGEPLPMDGARASKALRIQQLSLLRNGFPLGIIPSFSPTARKDLGSFSLQSLFLRPAISKWWLGVIGQIRPKKLISNIKAEFLSNDDSEFPTFNDVAKHFLDKSIYSLGLCTQFSLTPSSSIKLSTEGHGEEERRHKMMLFHKFPNHDVILEAAWPQLFIDHKGQYWNVPESISLDLLSLVSESGFRYRLGMHRNSGHPQALDSTNADAPAALMPGFGAKAAFSYEKSRDFWRQKQRQQDMYEKTNQGIFWWPPYDVCLGEPHSAISGIIGGNCTMWFDSSNIAPKKRSPFGADLFGSVCYTFQHGKFKELYGDLTRVDARLDICSASAFAKRLINGIRRSSVNSAEDPMSSPRLNLIFQQQVAGPIVFRVDSRISLASLPGNHGPHIEDSIFSLNYSLRLLKSGKVVAWYSPKRKEGMIELRLFEF, encoded by the exons ATGGCGAATCTCAGGACGGCAATGGATTCGGCGTTCTGGGATTTGGAAGTGGCTTCTCCTCGACTCCTTGAAGGGACGGCAAAGGCCGTGCCTGGCGAGCCATTGCCTATGGATGGTGCTCGAGCCAGTAAGGCTCTTAGGATTCAGCAGCTCTCGCTACTGAGAAATGGGTTTCCTCTCGGAATTATCCCTTCTTTTTCTCCCACTGCTCGCAAGGATTTGGGTTCTTTCTCTCTTCAGTCCCTCTTCCTCAGACCAGCCATTTCTAAGTG GTGGCTTGGAGTGATTGGACAGATCCGGCCAAAGAAACTGATTTCTAATATTAAAGCTGAATTTCTTTCTAATGATGACTCAGAGTTTCCTACATTCAATGATGTCGCAAAGCATTTCTTGGATAAGTCTATTTATTCACTTGGATTGTGCACACAGTTTTCTCTGACTCCTTCATCATCCATTAAGTTGAGCACAGAAGGGCATGGCGAGGAAGAGAGACGCCACAAGATGATGCTCTTTCATAAG TTCCCTAATCATGATGTCATACTGGAGGCTGCATGGCCCCAGTTGTTCATTGACCATAAAGGACAATATTGGAATGTGCCAGAATCAATTTCCTTAGATCTCTTGTCCCTTGTTTCTGAATCTGGATTCAGATACCGCTTGGGTATGCATAGAAATAGTGGCCATCCTCAGGCTCTTGATAGCACAAATGCTGATGCACCTGCTGCTCTCATGCCCGGATTCGGTGCAAAGGCTGCCTTTTCTTATGAGAAGAGCAGGGACTTTTGGAGGCAGAAGCAGAGACAGCAGGATATGTATGAGAAGACCAATCAGGGTATCTTTTGGTGGCCTCCGTATGATGTATGTCTAGGGGAACCTCATTCCGCAATATCAGGAATTATTG GTGGAAACTGCACAATGTGGTTTGATTCTTCTAACATTGCTCCTAAGAAGAGAAGCCCGTTCGGTGCTGATTTGTTTGGCTCAGTATGCTACACTTTCCAGCATGGGAAATTTAAAGAACTCTATGGTGATCTTACCAGAGTAGATGCTCGCCTTGACATTTGTTCGGCTTCAGCTTTTGCTAAAAGGTTAATAAATGGTATCAGAAGGTCCTCGGTTAATAGTGCAGAAGATCCAATGTCTTCCCCCAGGCTTAATCTGATCTTCCAACAACAG GTTGCAGGGCCAATTGTGTTTCGAGTCGATTCCAGAATTTCTCTTGCCTCATTACCTGGGAATCATGGACCACATATCGAGGATTCTATATTCAGTTTGAATTACTC